A stretch of Eleutherodactylus coqui strain aEleCoq1 chromosome 2, aEleCoq1.hap1, whole genome shotgun sequence DNA encodes these proteins:
- the LOC136612709 gene encoding patatin-like phospholipase domain-containing protein 6 isoform X2, with the protein MIFHMMQEGRNLLEIDLDYTMTNYTVGAGLLVGGVCLLWLIQWFSQGHQSESPLPETPRQPAQKIPHKDGTRHYMKSVAPGDNVHSLLSILDVLTGHQRPYRTVTAKAVEKSTVLRLPVEAFCAVFKLYPQSLTRTIQIIALRLQRVTFLALHHYLGLTIELFQHDLHAESGTTRPTRPRLVRSMTHNEGDPESVSMVSPTRRRPPALGSCKSASSGRPGVWRSLDCELEQSRMLQTPATTPDVDPDWESEENTKRLLENGIRQLARLMDLEDPSLLEKMVSLHHVKAENIIAKKGDQDVGLHYVLSGRLHIYQGVTGREDSCIFVTGPGEMIGQLTVLTGEPLIFTIRAVQDTSFLCLSRAHFYQILRSHPHVLLSVAHSVAQRVSPFVRQVDFAIDWIGVEAGKELYSNGDPSDCTYIALNGRLRSVIQHPDGKKSVVGEHGRGELIGMVEALTHRPRATSVHAVRDSELAKLPDGALSYIKRRYPQVVTRLIHILSHKILGNLQQPQGDLADPSNVANNLCTVCVVPCSSNVPLTGFTLELQHAMNAIGPTLVLTSDIIRVRLGAYALESTHECQLSTWLAQQEDLHRIVLYETEFSLTPWTIRCIRQADCILLVGLGEEEPTLGELEKFLENSPIRALKQLVLLHRMDGPSPSGTVEWLKLRTWVSGHFHIRAPKRLFTKRPPHRMLEFYSRTLKKEVDYHSDFCRLARTLTGNAVALVLGGGGARGYAHVGIIKALEEAGIPVDMVGGTSMGALVGGVYAEELDASKTKDRTSKWAQMISSLSRTALDLTYPITSLLTGSGFNTSLIHLFGQRQIQDLWLPYFCITTDISSSSMRIHREGILWRYVRATTSYMPYLPPLCDPVDNHLLLDGCYVNNLPADVARSMGARTVLAVDVGQQEEWNTYNYGDSLSGWWLLWNRINPWGTKVKIPDMAELQSRLSYVSGVRQLQMVKLSGYCEYLCPPVQRFSTAEFQRFQEVFDIGYDYGKLIFTEWHRGDVIEKMLRDHSAPEIDQRHEDGIGMVPGFTDLAEIVASIEPTSSRYFHQDQQVADERDHVMRYAEECLLSGDKPNTKYRSEACETDEEKSLRIKHCFGSGLPH; encoded by the exons ATGATTTTTCACATGATGCAGGAGGGGCGAAACCTACTTGAAATCGACTTG GATTATACAATGACAAATTACACCGTTGGGGCAGGGTTACTCGTGGGTGGAGTCTGCTTACTGTGGCTGATCCAATGGTTTTCACAAGGTCATCAGTCAG AATCCCCGTTACCCGAAACTCCAAGACAACCGGCACAGAAGATTCCTCACAAG GATGGTACCAGACATTATATGAAGTCCGTGGCTCCCGGTGACAATGTGCACAGTCTACTCAGTATTCTGGATGTTCTCACG GGTCACCAGAGGCCTTACCGCACAGTGACGGCAAAGGCCGTAGAGAAGAGCACCGTACTGCGTCTTCCTGTTGAGGCATTTTGTGCTGTCTTCAAGCTGTATCCTCAAAGCCTCACCCGAACCATTCAG ATCATTGCCCTTCGCCTGCAAAGAGTCACATTCCTTGCTCTACATCATTATCTGGGACTGACTATTGAGCTTTTCCAGCAC GACTTGCATGCTGAATCTGGCACTACTAGACCTACACGACCTCGTCTTGTTAGAAGTATGACACATAATGAAG GAGATCCAGAAAGTGTCTCTATGGTATCACCTACTCGCCGGAGACCTCCAGCACTGGGAAGTTGCAAATCTGCTTCTTCAGGAAGACCAG GTGTTTGGCGGTCTCTGGACTGTGAGCTGGAGCAGTCTCGTATGCTACAGACGCCTGCAACTACACCCGATGTG GATCCAGATTGGGAGTCTGAAGAGAATACAAAGAGACTGTTGGAGAATGGAATAAGACAGCTGGCCAGACTGATGGACCTTGAG GATCCTTCTTTACTAGAAAAAATGGTGTCTCTCCATCATGTAAAGGCCGAGAACATTATTGCAAAGAAAGGAGACCAG gATGTTGGACTCCACTATGTCCTCTCAGGCCGCCTCCATATTTATCAAGGAGTTACAGGCCGAGAGGACTCTTGTATCTTTGTGACGGGACCTGGTGAGATGATTGGACAGCTGACTGTTCTTACTGGAGAACCTCTGATCTTCACCATTAGAGCCGTCCAAGACACCTCCTTCCTGTGCCTGAGTCGCGCTCATTTTTACCA GATCCTCCGATCTCATCCCCATGTTCTTCTCTCGGTGGCACATTCTGTCGCTCAACGTGTCTCTCCATTTGTGAGGCAGGTGGATTTCGCCATTGATTGGATAGGGGTGGAGGCTGGTAAAGAGCTTTACAG TAACGGAGATCCTTCAGACTGTACATATATTGCATTGAATGGTCGCCTTCGCTCAGTGATCCAGCACCCAGACGGAAAGAAAAGTGTGGTGGGGGAGCATGGACGAGGGGAGCTAATTGGTATG GTTGAAGCTTTAACCCATCGTCCAAGAGCAACATCGGTCCATGCAGTGCGAGATTCTGAATTGGCAAAACTGCCAGATGGTGCTTTGTCTTATATCAAAAGGAGATACCCACAG GTTGTGACCAGACTAATTCATATTTTAAGCCACAAAATTCTGGGAAACCTACAGCAACCACAAGGTGATCTTGCAG ATCCCAGTAATGTTGCCAACAATCTTTGTACTGTATGCGTTGTACCCTGCAGCAGCAATGTCCCTCTCACTGGATTTACCCTGGAGCTCCAACATGCAATGAATGCCATAG GACCAACTCTGGTTCTTacaagtgacatcatcagagtgcGTCTTGGAGCCTATGCCTTAGAAAG CACCCATGAATGTCAGTTGTCTACCTGGCTAGCTCAACAAGAAGACCTTCACCGTATTGTCTTATACGAAACAGAGTTTTCACTGACACCATGGACCATACGCTGCATCCGTCAGGCCGACTGTATTTTACTTGTGGGATTAGGAGAAGAAGAGCCAACGCTGGGAGAG CTAGAAAAGTTCCTTGAGAATTCTCCTATTAGAGCTCTCAAACAACTTGTTCTCCTCCATCGGATGGATGGTCCTTCTCCTTCAGGAACAGTAGAATGGCTGAAACTAAGGACCTGGGTCTCAGGACATTTTCATATTCGAGCTCCAAAGAGGTTGTTCACGAAAAGACCACCACATAGAATG TTGGAATTCTACTCCCGAACCCTGAAGAAAGAAGTTGACTATCATAGTGATTTCTGCCGACTTGCTCGAACGTTAACAGGGAATGCCGTGGCTTTAGTATTAGGTGGCGGTGGAGCCAG AGGGTACGCTCATGTAGGGATCATTAAGGCTTTGGAAGAGGCAGGTATTCCAGTGGACATGGTGGGGGGAACCTCCATGGGGGCCTTGGTTGGTGGTGTGTATGCTGAAGAACTTGATGCCAGTAAAACGAAAGACAGAACCAGCAAGTGGGCACAG ATGATATCTTCTCTGTCCAGGACAGCTCTGGATCTCACCTACCCAATCACTTCCCTTTTAACAGGATCTGGGTTCAACACAAGCTTGATTCACCTCTTTGGGCAGCGGCAAATCCAA GACCTGTGGCTGCCATATTTCTGCATCACAACTGATATTAGTAGTTCTTCAATGAGGATTCACCGAGAAG GCATACTTTGGCGCTACGTTCGAGCTACTACCTCCTATATGCCATATCTTCCTCCTCTCTGCGACCCAGTGGATAATCACCTTTTATTGGATGGATGCTATGTCAATAATCTTCCAG CGGATGTGGCTCGTTCTATGGGGGCACGTACAGTTCTTGCTGTTGATGTTGGTCAGCAGGAAGAATGGAATACATATAATTATGGAGATAGTCTGTCTGGCTGGTGGCTACTCTGGAATCGTATAAACCCTTGGGGAACAAAAGTGAAG ATCCCAGATATGGCGGAGCTGCAATCCCGCTTGTCTTATGTCTCTGGTGTACGGCAGCTCCAGATGGTTAAGCTCAGTGGCTACTGTGAGTACCTGTGCCCTCCAGTGCAGCGCTTCTCCACAGCAGAATTCCAGCGTTTCCAGGAAGTATTT GATATTGGATATGACTATGGGAAGCTTATATTCACAGAGTGGCATCGAGGAGATGTCATTGAGAAGATGTTGCGAGATCACAGTGCCCCCGAAATAGACCAACGTCATGAGGATGGT attGGCATGGTCCCAGGCTTCACTGATCTTGCTGAAATTGTGGCCAGTATTGAACCTACCAGCAGTCGATATTTTCACCAAGACCAGCAAGTGGCAGATGAGAGAGACCATGTAATGCGATATGCAG AGGAATGCTTGCTGAGTGGAGACAAACCCAATACCAAGTACAGGAGTGAAGCCTGTGAGACA GATGAAGAAAAGTCATTAAGGATTAAACATTGTTTTGGCTCCGGCCTTCCTCATTGA
- the LOC136612709 gene encoding patatin-like phospholipase domain-containing protein 6 isoform X1, protein MIFHMMQEGRNLLEIDLDYTMTNYTVGAGLLVGGVCLLWLIQWFSQGHQSESPLPETPRQPAQKIPHKSKKRKKVLSIKQRIRRCEWEPHPTAPHHQEPMPNPLLNHPSESETPTLPPEVLYMLKSVRVLGHFERPLFLSLCQHVVFEYYEPGHLVFCPGQPDSSIYIVLEGRLELSLTDPDGTRHYMKSVAPGDNVHSLLSILDVLTGHQRPYRTVTAKAVEKSTVLRLPVEAFCAVFKLYPQSLTRTIQIIALRLQRVTFLALHHYLGLTIELFQHDLHAESGTTRPTRPRLVRSMTHNEGDPESVSMVSPTRRRPPALGSCKSASSGRPGVWRSLDCELEQSRMLQTPATTPDVDPDWESEENTKRLLENGIRQLARLMDLEDPSLLEKMVSLHHVKAENIIAKKGDQDVGLHYVLSGRLHIYQGVTGREDSCIFVTGPGEMIGQLTVLTGEPLIFTIRAVQDTSFLCLSRAHFYQILRSHPHVLLSVAHSVAQRVSPFVRQVDFAIDWIGVEAGKELYSNGDPSDCTYIALNGRLRSVIQHPDGKKSVVGEHGRGELIGMVEALTHRPRATSVHAVRDSELAKLPDGALSYIKRRYPQVVTRLIHILSHKILGNLQQPQGDLADPSNVANNLCTVCVVPCSSNVPLTGFTLELQHAMNAIGPTLVLTSDIIRVRLGAYALESTHECQLSTWLAQQEDLHRIVLYETEFSLTPWTIRCIRQADCILLVGLGEEEPTLGELEKFLENSPIRALKQLVLLHRMDGPSPSGTVEWLKLRTWVSGHFHIRAPKRLFTKRPPHRMLEFYSRTLKKEVDYHSDFCRLARTLTGNAVALVLGGGGARGYAHVGIIKALEEAGIPVDMVGGTSMGALVGGVYAEELDASKTKDRTSKWAQMISSLSRTALDLTYPITSLLTGSGFNTSLIHLFGQRQIQDLWLPYFCITTDISSSSMRIHREGILWRYVRATTSYMPYLPPLCDPVDNHLLLDGCYVNNLPADVARSMGARTVLAVDVGQQEEWNTYNYGDSLSGWWLLWNRINPWGTKVKIPDMAELQSRLSYVSGVRQLQMVKLSGYCEYLCPPVQRFSTAEFQRFQEVFDIGYDYGKLIFTEWHRGDVIEKMLRDHSAPEIDQRHEDGIGMVPGFTDLAEIVASIEPTSSRYFHQDQQVADERDHVMRYAEECLLSGDKPNTKYRSEACETDEEKSLRIKHCFGSGLPH, encoded by the exons ATGATTTTTCACATGATGCAGGAGGGGCGAAACCTACTTGAAATCGACTTG GATTATACAATGACAAATTACACCGTTGGGGCAGGGTTACTCGTGGGTGGAGTCTGCTTACTGTGGCTGATCCAATGGTTTTCACAAGGTCATCAGTCAG AATCCCCGTTACCCGAAACTCCAAGACAACCGGCACAGAAGATTCCTCACAAG AGTAAGAAGAGGAAGAAGGTGCTGAGCATAAAACAGAG GATTCGTCGGTGTGAATGGGAACCTCATCCCACTGCACCGCATCACCAGGAGCCCATGCCCAACCCACTGCTCAACCACCCTTCTGAATCGGAGACCCCGACTTTGCCCCCTGAAGTGCTTTACATGCTGAAAAGTGTTCG TGTGCTGGGACACTTTGAGCGACCTCTCTTCCTGTCATTGTGTCAGCACGTGGTCTTTGAGTATTATGAACCCGGACATTTGGTCTTTTGCCCTGGACAGCCTGACTCCAGTATTTACATAGTCCTGGAAGGCAGACTGGAGCTCTCGCTCACTGATCCA GATGGTACCAGACATTATATGAAGTCCGTGGCTCCCGGTGACAATGTGCACAGTCTACTCAGTATTCTGGATGTTCTCACG GGTCACCAGAGGCCTTACCGCACAGTGACGGCAAAGGCCGTAGAGAAGAGCACCGTACTGCGTCTTCCTGTTGAGGCATTTTGTGCTGTCTTCAAGCTGTATCCTCAAAGCCTCACCCGAACCATTCAG ATCATTGCCCTTCGCCTGCAAAGAGTCACATTCCTTGCTCTACATCATTATCTGGGACTGACTATTGAGCTTTTCCAGCAC GACTTGCATGCTGAATCTGGCACTACTAGACCTACACGACCTCGTCTTGTTAGAAGTATGACACATAATGAAG GAGATCCAGAAAGTGTCTCTATGGTATCACCTACTCGCCGGAGACCTCCAGCACTGGGAAGTTGCAAATCTGCTTCTTCAGGAAGACCAG GTGTTTGGCGGTCTCTGGACTGTGAGCTGGAGCAGTCTCGTATGCTACAGACGCCTGCAACTACACCCGATGTG GATCCAGATTGGGAGTCTGAAGAGAATACAAAGAGACTGTTGGAGAATGGAATAAGACAGCTGGCCAGACTGATGGACCTTGAG GATCCTTCTTTACTAGAAAAAATGGTGTCTCTCCATCATGTAAAGGCCGAGAACATTATTGCAAAGAAAGGAGACCAG gATGTTGGACTCCACTATGTCCTCTCAGGCCGCCTCCATATTTATCAAGGAGTTACAGGCCGAGAGGACTCTTGTATCTTTGTGACGGGACCTGGTGAGATGATTGGACAGCTGACTGTTCTTACTGGAGAACCTCTGATCTTCACCATTAGAGCCGTCCAAGACACCTCCTTCCTGTGCCTGAGTCGCGCTCATTTTTACCA GATCCTCCGATCTCATCCCCATGTTCTTCTCTCGGTGGCACATTCTGTCGCTCAACGTGTCTCTCCATTTGTGAGGCAGGTGGATTTCGCCATTGATTGGATAGGGGTGGAGGCTGGTAAAGAGCTTTACAG TAACGGAGATCCTTCAGACTGTACATATATTGCATTGAATGGTCGCCTTCGCTCAGTGATCCAGCACCCAGACGGAAAGAAAAGTGTGGTGGGGGAGCATGGACGAGGGGAGCTAATTGGTATG GTTGAAGCTTTAACCCATCGTCCAAGAGCAACATCGGTCCATGCAGTGCGAGATTCTGAATTGGCAAAACTGCCAGATGGTGCTTTGTCTTATATCAAAAGGAGATACCCACAG GTTGTGACCAGACTAATTCATATTTTAAGCCACAAAATTCTGGGAAACCTACAGCAACCACAAGGTGATCTTGCAG ATCCCAGTAATGTTGCCAACAATCTTTGTACTGTATGCGTTGTACCCTGCAGCAGCAATGTCCCTCTCACTGGATTTACCCTGGAGCTCCAACATGCAATGAATGCCATAG GACCAACTCTGGTTCTTacaagtgacatcatcagagtgcGTCTTGGAGCCTATGCCTTAGAAAG CACCCATGAATGTCAGTTGTCTACCTGGCTAGCTCAACAAGAAGACCTTCACCGTATTGTCTTATACGAAACAGAGTTTTCACTGACACCATGGACCATACGCTGCATCCGTCAGGCCGACTGTATTTTACTTGTGGGATTAGGAGAAGAAGAGCCAACGCTGGGAGAG CTAGAAAAGTTCCTTGAGAATTCTCCTATTAGAGCTCTCAAACAACTTGTTCTCCTCCATCGGATGGATGGTCCTTCTCCTTCAGGAACAGTAGAATGGCTGAAACTAAGGACCTGGGTCTCAGGACATTTTCATATTCGAGCTCCAAAGAGGTTGTTCACGAAAAGACCACCACATAGAATG TTGGAATTCTACTCCCGAACCCTGAAGAAAGAAGTTGACTATCATAGTGATTTCTGCCGACTTGCTCGAACGTTAACAGGGAATGCCGTGGCTTTAGTATTAGGTGGCGGTGGAGCCAG AGGGTACGCTCATGTAGGGATCATTAAGGCTTTGGAAGAGGCAGGTATTCCAGTGGACATGGTGGGGGGAACCTCCATGGGGGCCTTGGTTGGTGGTGTGTATGCTGAAGAACTTGATGCCAGTAAAACGAAAGACAGAACCAGCAAGTGGGCACAG ATGATATCTTCTCTGTCCAGGACAGCTCTGGATCTCACCTACCCAATCACTTCCCTTTTAACAGGATCTGGGTTCAACACAAGCTTGATTCACCTCTTTGGGCAGCGGCAAATCCAA GACCTGTGGCTGCCATATTTCTGCATCACAACTGATATTAGTAGTTCTTCAATGAGGATTCACCGAGAAG GCATACTTTGGCGCTACGTTCGAGCTACTACCTCCTATATGCCATATCTTCCTCCTCTCTGCGACCCAGTGGATAATCACCTTTTATTGGATGGATGCTATGTCAATAATCTTCCAG CGGATGTGGCTCGTTCTATGGGGGCACGTACAGTTCTTGCTGTTGATGTTGGTCAGCAGGAAGAATGGAATACATATAATTATGGAGATAGTCTGTCTGGCTGGTGGCTACTCTGGAATCGTATAAACCCTTGGGGAACAAAAGTGAAG ATCCCAGATATGGCGGAGCTGCAATCCCGCTTGTCTTATGTCTCTGGTGTACGGCAGCTCCAGATGGTTAAGCTCAGTGGCTACTGTGAGTACCTGTGCCCTCCAGTGCAGCGCTTCTCCACAGCAGAATTCCAGCGTTTCCAGGAAGTATTT GATATTGGATATGACTATGGGAAGCTTATATTCACAGAGTGGCATCGAGGAGATGTCATTGAGAAGATGTTGCGAGATCACAGTGCCCCCGAAATAGACCAACGTCATGAGGATGGT attGGCATGGTCCCAGGCTTCACTGATCTTGCTGAAATTGTGGCCAGTATTGAACCTACCAGCAGTCGATATTTTCACCAAGACCAGCAAGTGGCAGATGAGAGAGACCATGTAATGCGATATGCAG AGGAATGCTTGCTGAGTGGAGACAAACCCAATACCAAGTACAGGAGTGAAGCCTGTGAGACA GATGAAGAAAAGTCATTAAGGATTAAACATTGTTTTGGCTCCGGCCTTCCTCATTGA